In Allomuricauda ruestringensis DSM 13258, the following proteins share a genomic window:
- a CDS encoding OmpA family protein has protein sequence MNTSKPLTMLVVALFSFALTYAQDVELTKKDSIVQSYWLVSLGTNVVDDSGDEFGKLFDLSDAWNMVPYPSRLSFGRYFKNGLGLEAIGSYNKYKEGKIVDNNINPEDVDYWGLDFRVSYDLNMILGQTGFFDPYVGIGAGYTDANNQGRGTYNAVLGFRTWLSDHWGLDFNSTGKWAMDSEKATNHIQHALGVAYRFNVEKGLSRKGEEKLALLQEMEKEQQRVQDSIAKAEEEARLLAERLQKEKEAAELAAAEKAKREAEEARRDALQTKINDLGNVYFKLNSSYLTAKDKALLDQLVAIMEDEPNLIIRVTAHTDSRGTEKYNQWLSERRAERTVDYVTSKGISMDRISHEAFGETQLVNECEDGVRCTEDKHAKNRRSDFEIVEFQLN, from the coding sequence ATGAATACTTCAAAACCTTTGACCATGCTGGTCGTGGCTCTTTTTTCTTTTGCCTTGACCTATGCCCAAGACGTAGAATTGACCAAAAAGGATAGTATCGTACAAAGCTATTGGCTTGTATCGTTGGGAACCAATGTGGTAGATGACTCCGGAGATGAATTTGGAAAACTTTTTGACTTAAGCGATGCTTGGAACATGGTACCTTACCCCTCTAGGCTTAGTTTTGGCCGTTATTTTAAAAATGGTCTTGGCTTGGAAGCCATAGGTTCTTACAATAAGTATAAGGAAGGAAAAATTGTGGACAACAATATTAATCCAGAAGATGTGGATTATTGGGGGCTTGATTTTAGGGTAAGCTACGATTTGAACATGATTTTGGGGCAGACCGGTTTTTTTGATCCATACGTAGGAATTGGTGCAGGTTATACCGATGCCAATAATCAGGGTAGGGGTACATATAATGCTGTATTGGGTTTTAGGACGTGGCTCTCTGACCATTGGGGCTTGGATTTTAACTCCACAGGTAAATGGGCCATGGATTCAGAAAAGGCTACCAACCACATACAGCACGCCCTTGGAGTGGCCTATAGGTTTAATGTAGAAAAAGGACTTTCCCGCAAAGGGGAGGAGAAATTGGCCTTATTGCAAGAAATGGAAAAAGAGCAGCAAAGGGTTCAGGATTCCATTGCCAAAGCCGAAGAAGAGGCCAGATTGTTGGCCGAACGACTTCAAAAGGAAAAAGAGGCCGCTGAACTTGCTGCGGCGGAAAAGGCAAAAAGGGAAGCAGAAGAAGCCAGGAGAGATGCACTGCAGACCAAGATAAACGATTTGGGGAATGTGTACTTTAAGCTTAACTCTTCGTATTTAACTGCTAAAGACAAAGCGCTGTTGGATCAGTTGGTCGCCATTATGGAAGATGAGCCCAATTTGATCATAAGGGTAACGGCACATACCGATTCCAGAGGAACAGAAAAGTACAATCAATGGCTTTCGGAACGAAGGGCGGAACGAACTGTGGATTATGTGACCTCAAAAGGTATTTCAATGGATAGAATCAGTCACGAAGCCTTTGGCGAAACCCAATTGGTGAATGAATGTGAGGATGGGGTGCGTTGTACTGAGGATAAACATGCTAAGAACCGTAGGTCGGATTTTGAGATAGTTGAATTCCAATTAAATTAA